Proteins from a single region of Candidatus Dependentiae bacterium:
- the tmk gene encoding dTMP kinase has product MNKGFLISVEGIDGSGKSTLARNLYQLFLERKLDVLLTKEPGATPLGKSLREILHTQKALVCDKAEFLLFAADRAQHFATVVQPALDQGTLVISDRMHDSSLAYQGFGRGLDKEIITSVSRWAMNNRMPDLTVYVTIDTTTAFERLHATRAELTSFEQEKIDFWQRVQTGFTTIFADRDNVVTLDGTLDQEILAQQAFDEIIKKL; this is encoded by the coding sequence ATGAATAAAGGTTTTTTAATTTCTGTTGAAGGAATTGACGGGTCGGGCAAGAGCACTCTTGCCCGCAACCTTTATCAATTATTCCTTGAACGCAAACTTGATGTGTTATTGACCAAAGAGCCTGGCGCTACGCCACTTGGCAAATCATTACGCGAAATTTTGCACACGCAAAAAGCACTGGTTTGCGACAAGGCTGAGTTTTTGCTTTTTGCGGCAGATCGAGCACAGCACTTTGCAACCGTTGTGCAACCTGCACTTGATCAAGGAACACTCGTTATTTCTGACCGCATGCATGATTCATCGCTTGCATACCAAGGATTTGGACGAGGTCTTGATAAGGAGATCATAACTTCGGTCAGCAGATGGGCTATGAATAATCGGATGCCTGACTTAACAGTTTATGTTACGATTGATACCACAACAGCATTTGAACGACTCCATGCAACTCGAGCTGAGCTCACCAGTTTTGAACAAGAAAAAATTGATTTTTGGCAGCGCGTTCAAACAGGATTTACAACAATTTTTGCTGACCGAGATAATGTTGTTACGCTTGATGGGACACTGGATCAAGAAATACTTGCCCAGCAGGCATTTGATGAAATTATAAAAAAATTATGA
- the gatB gene encoding Asp-tRNA(Asn)/Glu-tRNA(Gln) amidotransferase subunit GatB — protein sequence MLERYPNFQATIGIEVHLQLKTESKIFCSCPNKFGDQPNTNICQICCGHPGVLPTLNRKVVDYAIMAGLATNCTINRSSDFARKHYMYPDLPKNYQVTQSDRPICLDGHITIDCADGTQKQVRLIRIHIEEDAGKNLHSNKGHSLVNLNRAGTPLLEIVSHPDMNSPEEARAYLTQLHSIAQYLGISDANMDEGSFRADVNISMNRKGDTEYGTRVELKNINSFKFIGQAIEYEIERQVTMIEAGQRVKQETRLWDSKKQQSIFMRSKEESQDYRYFTEPDLPVLEIDDAWIERIRATLPELAQQKHARFMKEYGLSAYEATILTEEQERANFFEQTVALSKQPKITCNVLLRDVLSYLKEHKLDLTESHITPEYFAQLVTALAANVINSTTAQEVFLELAQNGTSPEQFIEDNNLKQIGSSDEIEAVVRQIMANNQQSVTDYKAGKTKLFGFFVGQVMKATQGKANPTMINDILLKLLSE from the coding sequence ATGCTTGAACGCTACCCAAACTTCCAAGCAACAATCGGTATTGAAGTTCATTTACAGCTCAAAACTGAATCAAAAATATTCTGTAGCTGCCCCAACAAATTTGGTGATCAGCCTAATACCAACATCTGCCAAATTTGCTGTGGACATCCCGGCGTTTTGCCAACACTCAACCGCAAGGTTGTTGATTACGCAATTATGGCAGGGCTTGCAACCAACTGCACTATTAATAGAAGCAGCGACTTTGCACGCAAACATTACATGTACCCTGACCTGCCAAAAAACTATCAAGTAACACAATCCGATCGACCAATTTGCTTGGATGGACACATTACGATTGATTGTGCTGACGGCACACAAAAGCAAGTTCGCCTTATTCGTATTCACATAGAAGAAGATGCGGGAAAAAATTTGCACAGCAACAAAGGCCACAGCTTGGTTAACCTCAACCGCGCCGGCACACCGTTACTGGAAATCGTCAGCCACCCCGACATGAACAGCCCAGAAGAAGCGCGTGCGTATCTGACACAGCTTCACAGTATTGCTCAGTATCTTGGCATTAGTGACGCAAATATGGATGAAGGCTCTTTTCGTGCCGACGTCAATATTTCTATGAACCGCAAAGGAGATACGGAGTATGGCACCAGAGTTGAGCTGAAAAATATCAACTCGTTCAAATTTATTGGCCAAGCAATTGAGTATGAAATTGAACGACAAGTTACCATGATTGAAGCGGGCCAGCGCGTTAAGCAAGAAACACGCTTGTGGGACAGCAAAAAACAGCAGAGCATTTTTATGCGCTCAAAAGAGGAGTCTCAAGACTATCGTTATTTCACCGAACCGGATTTACCAGTTCTTGAAATTGATGATGCCTGGATTGAACGCATAAGAGCAACACTCCCCGAACTTGCACAGCAAAAGCATGCACGGTTCATGAAGGAATATGGCTTGAGCGCCTACGAAGCAACAATTTTGACTGAAGAGCAAGAGCGTGCCAACTTTTTTGAACAGACAGTTGCACTGAGCAAGCAGCCAAAAATTACCTGTAACGTTTTGTTGCGCGATGTGCTGAGCTACCTGAAGGAGCATAAGCTTGACCTTACAGAGTCGCATATTACACCGGAATATTTTGCACAACTAGTAACAGCACTTGCAGCCAATGTGATTAATAGCACCACGGCACAAGAAGTCTTTTTAGAACTTGCTCAAAATGGAACCTCACCTGAGCAATTTATTGAGGATAATAATCTCAAGCAAATCGGCTCAAGTGATGAGATTGAGGCGGTTGTACGACAAATTATGGCAAACAATCAGCAATCGGTTACCGATTACAAAGCAGGCAAAACTAAGCTTTTTGGATTCTTTGTTGGCCAAGTCATGAAGGCTACACAAGGCAAAGCTAATCCAACCATGATTAATGATATCTTGCTCAAACTCTTGAGCGAGTAA
- the lptC gene encoding LPS export ABC transporter periplasmic protein LptC — protein sequence MIIIFLTRNFWHAQEHFARAQHHFIEQKPIPLLHIIDGVLHEVEPNNRYELNIQAKHTDIMRSSSRIICSHINGVIFDKERKEIHFTSPQGIIAQDEKTLHFPLDIRGTFNDGMFEGHNITYHLDKHELSSDQIFSFNHPIISFQSTSGTMNFKNSQGFLKGEVSTTIIPHGKQPQR from the coding sequence GTGATTATAATTTTTTTAACACGCAATTTTTGGCATGCGCAAGAACATTTTGCGCGTGCTCAGCATCATTTTATCGAACAAAAACCGATACCGTTACTCCACATAATTGATGGAGTACTCCACGAAGTTGAACCAAATAATCGTTACGAATTAAATATTCAAGCCAAGCACACCGACATCATGCGCAGCTCATCACGTATTATATGCTCACATATTAATGGTGTTATTTTTGATAAAGAGAGAAAAGAAATTCATTTTACCAGTCCGCAAGGAATCATTGCGCAGGATGAAAAAACCCTTCATTTTCCGCTCGATATTCGTGGAACTTTTAACGATGGAATGTTTGAGGGTCATAACATTACCTACCATTTAGATAAGCATGAACTTTCAAGCGACCAAATTTTTAGCTTTAATCACCCGATTATTTCTTTTCAAAGTACAAGCGGCACGATGAATTTTAAGAATTCCCAAGGTTTTTTAAAAGGCGAAGTATCAACAACTATTATACCGCACGGCAAGCAACCACAGCGGTAA
- a CDS encoding HAD family phosphatase, translating into MKDIKNRVKAVIFDMDGTIINTEQIWKKVTFDFLSEHGFTELDDNALKFLRSFSGIGMTHAAEQLKSYFGLAMPLEQIITKKIDLANTHFEQAIDFIEGFELFHNKLSDNQIPTSIATNATLSNLEKLSTKMNFTKFFGQNLYCVDHVGKAKPDPALFLHAAQMLGADPAECVVFEDSVYGFQAAKAAGMKCIAIKNDLNQNHLIDIHSAIDTYHDAEEALKKI; encoded by the coding sequence ATGAAAGACATCAAAAACAGGGTAAAGGCGGTCATCTTCGATATGGATGGCACCATTATCAACACTGAGCAGATCTGGAAAAAAGTTACCTTTGATTTTTTAAGCGAGCACGGTTTTACAGAACTTGATGATAACGCACTCAAATTTTTGCGTTCATTTTCAGGGATCGGTATGACTCATGCTGCTGAACAGCTCAAAAGTTACTTTGGTCTTGCAATGCCACTTGAGCAAATCATCACAAAAAAGATTGATCTTGCAAATACGCACTTTGAACAAGCAATTGATTTTATAGAGGGCTTTGAGTTATTTCATAACAAATTGAGTGACAACCAAATTCCAACAAGTATTGCAACCAATGCAACGCTTTCAAATTTGGAAAAGCTTTCAACTAAAATGAATTTCACAAAATTCTTTGGTCAAAACCTTTACTGTGTTGATCACGTTGGCAAAGCAAAACCAGATCCAGCGTTGTTCTTGCACGCGGCCCAAATGCTTGGCGCTGATCCTGCAGAATGTGTTGTGTTTGAAGATTCTGTGTATGGATTTCAAGCTGCAAAAGCAGCAGGAATGAAATGTATAGCAATCAAGAATGATCTTAATCAGAATCATCTTATCGATATACATTCAGCAATTGATACATATCATGATGCAGAAGAAGCATTGAAGAAGATTTAA
- the lspA gene encoding signal peptidase II, with product MNKKILYPLIFIACFAADRLSKAWAFVSLMTQDIHLFPGLSFELAWNRGISYGMLQFNSDMHFWFLTAGIMLVTTILAIHALCMLRKGEQIVGELFVLSGACSNLIDRFMYGAVLDFIDLYVGPWHWYTFNLADAWVVIGVGVMMYKYFVQDRGIS from the coding sequence ATGAATAAAAAAATACTCTATCCCCTCATTTTTATCGCCTGCTTTGCAGCAGATCGTCTATCAAAAGCGTGGGCATTTGTCAGTTTAATGACTCAAGATATCCACCTCTTTCCAGGTCTCAGTTTTGAGCTCGCATGGAACCGCGGTATTTCTTATGGAATGCTGCAATTTAACTCCGACATGCATTTCTGGTTTTTGACCGCAGGCATTATGCTGGTCACCACAATACTTGCAATTCATGCGCTCTGCATGTTGCGTAAGGGTGAGCAGATTGTGGGTGAGCTTTTTGTCCTTTCAGGAGCGTGCTCAAATCTGATTGATCGCTTTATGTATGGGGCAGTGCTTGACTTTATCGATCTGTATGTGGGACCATGGCATTGGTACACATTCAATCTTGCTGACGCGTGGGTGGTTATCGGGGTTGGTGTGATGATGTATAAATATTTTGTTCAAGATAGGGGCATATCATGA
- a CDS encoding ComF family protein encodes MAGALKQVRQFINSALQVIYPSLCRTCDRIILPQSVFCTACIQEIKPIVSTFLPITSGMSMPVFAAGSYQGPLKALVLRKFNGDMLASKQLAHVMLATMPFDVINADLVIPVPLHWWRYAQRGYNQAVIMAKEIGKELKVPAYSMLVRSKRTSFQSRLDPEERRQNVFDAFALHPWHQFKGISNVQGKHVILVDDLCTTGATLMSAAKTLLPLKPASITAVVACRAV; translated from the coding sequence GTGGCTGGCGCATTAAAGCAGGTAAGGCAGTTTATTAATTCGGCATTGCAGGTAATTTATCCATCATTGTGTCGAACCTGTGATCGAATTATCTTACCACAATCGGTTTTTTGTACCGCTTGTATTCAAGAAATTAAGCCGATTGTTTCAACTTTTTTACCAATTACTTCCGGAATGAGTATGCCAGTTTTTGCAGCAGGTTCTTATCAGGGGCCGCTCAAGGCGCTGGTACTCAGAAAATTTAATGGCGATATGCTTGCAAGTAAGCAACTTGCACATGTTATGCTTGCGACAATGCCTTTTGATGTTATCAATGCAGATCTTGTAATTCCTGTTCCGCTTCATTGGTGGCGTTATGCTCAGCGCGGATATAACCAAGCGGTTATCATGGCAAAAGAGATTGGTAAGGAGCTTAAAGTACCAGCTTACTCAATGCTTGTGCGTAGTAAGCGGACTTCTTTTCAGTCCCGTCTAGATCCAGAAGAGCGTCGGCAAAATGTATTCGATGCATTTGCCCTTCATCCTTGGCATCAATTTAAAGGTATTTCAAATGTCCAGGGAAAGCATGTGATATTGGTTGACGATTTGTGTACCACCGGTGCAACGTTAATGAGTGCCGCAAAAACATTACTTCCTTTAAAGCCAGCATCAATTACCGCTGTGGTTGCTTGCCGTGCGGTATAA
- a CDS encoding DegT/DnrJ/EryC1/StrS family aminotransferase has translation MTMRSIPFFSLERQTSKLRSKLMSTVEYVIDSQQFIGGPFVEQFEQKVAHYFQANHVIACNSGTDALWMALHALGTPKDAIVLTTPFSFIASSSEVAMLEAHPVFIDVDPASYNINPVLLQAWLDENAQMRDGKAFHKTTNQPIVGIVTVDLFGQLPDYQAIRAIADAWKLWIVEDACQAIGAQFDGKKAGTFGDIAAFSFYPTKNLGAFGDAGCCTTNNPELAEKLLVLRNHGRKSMYNYLGLGINSRLDAMQAAVLSLKLEYLETWNTRRRQIAQVYNQELAHVPFIKTPTTTHGTHVYHQYCIQVVDANGTGYRDQLIEHLTKHGVNTRIFYEKSFTDIAFLNLDPRLKTECPVTHELTQTILALPIWPEMTDEEVEYVVHQIKTAPIQLIQKPQAASSLHQCAC, from the coding sequence ATGACTATGCGTTCGATCCCCTTCTTTTCTCTTGAACGACAAACAAGCAAATTGCGCAGCAAGCTCATGTCCACTGTTGAATATGTCATCGATAGCCAACAATTTATTGGTGGCCCTTTTGTTGAACAGTTTGAACAAAAAGTTGCTCACTATTTTCAAGCAAACCATGTGATTGCATGTAATTCAGGAACCGATGCATTATGGATGGCATTGCATGCTTTGGGCACTCCAAAAGATGCAATTGTTTTGACCACACCGTTTTCGTTTATTGCTTCAAGCAGCGAAGTTGCAATGCTCGAAGCTCATCCAGTTTTTATTGATGTTGACCCTGCAAGCTACAACATCAACCCAGTATTATTACAAGCTTGGCTTGATGAAAATGCTCAGATGCGTGATGGCAAAGCATTTCATAAAACAACAAACCAGCCGATTGTTGGTATTGTTACGGTTGATCTGTTTGGACAACTTCCCGACTATCAAGCAATCAGAGCAATTGCTGATGCTTGGAAATTATGGATTGTTGAAGATGCATGCCAAGCAATTGGTGCACAGTTTGATGGTAAAAAAGCTGGAACATTTGGCGATATCGCAGCATTTTCATTTTACCCAACAAAAAATTTAGGCGCATTTGGTGATGCCGGATGCTGCACAACAAACAATCCTGAACTTGCTGAAAAGCTGCTCGTACTGCGCAACCACGGCAGAAAAAGTATGTACAACTACTTAGGCCTTGGCATTAACAGCAGACTTGACGCAATGCAAGCAGCGGTTTTAAGCCTTAAGCTTGAATATCTTGAAACATGGAATACTCGACGTCGACAAATTGCACAAGTTTATAACCAAGAACTTGCCCATGTTCCATTTATTAAAACTCCTACAACAACGCATGGTACTCACGTGTATCACCAGTACTGTATTCAAGTCGTTGATGCTAATGGAACAGGATACCGCGATCAACTCATCGAACATTTGACCAAGCACGGCGTCAATACACGAATTTTTTATGAAAAATCATTTACTGACATTGCGTTTTTGAATCTGGACCCACGACTCAAAACAGAGTGCCCTGTAACTCATGAGCTCACTCAGACAATTTTGGCGCTTCCTATTTGGCCTGAAATGACCGATGAGGAAGTTGAATATGTTGTGCATCAGATTAAGACTGCACCAATTCAGCTGATTCAGAAACCACAAGCTGCAAGCAGCTTACATCAATGCGCATGTTAA
- a CDS encoding trypsin-like peptidase domain-containing protein encodes MAGMIQRVLLFIILSLSCGLVLEAQAGKAVKKRSITRDADGRRSRKKRFISKRSKLKGKKLLADPMAAKTRVWRKVQKRAQDTVVQIFVHTAQFNWLEPYKSPQQGKAYGTGFFIDDLGYMVTNYHVIDEASTIKIQIPSLGKERFDVQVVGVNPERDLALLKLTPDAYNLVRNRLQAIPFLELGDSDQVVRTQEIMALGYPLGQQKLKSTQGIVSGREHLDGDSYIQITAAINPGNSGGPSLDSRGKVIGINTAGMDRAQSVGYIIPINDVKSVINDLQHAKFLRKPMLGCEFNYGSKDMITFLNNPEPGGLYISRVYKNSLLDLACVRAGDMLYAINGHTFDLYGETNVPWSEDKVPVSALLNRCSIGQDMEIELYRNGEKIVKNFAFNFVNPVPIKKYYPAYEEVKHEIIGGMVVMELALNHLVQIPFERLLKYKERQNQEKSRLIITHIFPNSQAKIARVATVGDIITRVNGNKVKTLDDFAREVEQSNNFVTIKTEDKQFMALNVHKMLAQEEELTKKFFYKKTDLFYRMSQQVGTNNRDE; translated from the coding sequence ATGGCAGGAATGATACAAAGAGTTTTATTATTCATTATTTTGTCTTTGAGTTGCGGTTTGGTGCTGGAAGCACAAGCAGGCAAAGCGGTAAAAAAGCGATCAATAACTCGGGATGCAGATGGCAGGCGATCCCGTAAAAAGCGATTCATAAGTAAGCGATCAAAGCTCAAGGGCAAAAAATTACTCGCCGACCCAATGGCGGCAAAAACCCGCGTCTGGCGCAAAGTGCAAAAGCGAGCCCAAGATACCGTGGTACAAATTTTTGTTCATACCGCTCAATTTAACTGGCTTGAGCCCTACAAATCTCCGCAGCAGGGCAAGGCCTACGGCACCGGTTTTTTTATTGATGACCTTGGATACATGGTTACCAACTATCATGTGATTGATGAAGCCTCAACCATTAAAATTCAGATTCCAAGTCTTGGCAAAGAGCGCTTTGATGTCCAGGTTGTGGGTGTCAATCCTGAGCGAGACTTAGCGCTGCTCAAGCTGACGCCTGATGCTTATAATCTTGTACGTAATCGGTTACAGGCAATTCCATTTCTTGAGCTTGGTGATTCGGACCAGGTGGTCAGAACACAGGAAATTATGGCGCTTGGTTACCCGCTGGGGCAGCAGAAGCTCAAAAGTACGCAGGGCATTGTGAGTGGGCGCGAACATTTGGATGGCGATTCTTACATTCAAATTACTGCAGCAATTAATCCGGGCAACTCAGGTGGTCCTTCGCTTGATAGTCGTGGTAAGGTGATTGGTATCAATACGGCAGGCATGGACCGTGCTCAGAGTGTTGGGTACATTATTCCCATTAACGATGTAAAAAGTGTGATTAACGATTTGCAGCATGCAAAGTTTTTGCGTAAGCCCATGCTTGGTTGTGAATTTAATTACGGATCAAAAGATATGATCACCTTTTTGAACAACCCAGAACCGGGCGGTTTGTATATTTCACGTGTTTATAAAAATAGTCTGCTCGACTTGGCTTGCGTGCGGGCAGGTGACATGCTCTATGCAATTAATGGTCACACGTTTGATTTGTATGGCGAAACAAATGTACCCTGGAGCGAAGATAAAGTTCCCGTTTCTGCACTGCTCAACCGTTGCTCGATAGGACAAGATATGGAAATTGAGTTATACCGTAACGGGGAAAAAATAGTTAAAAATTTTGCTTTTAATTTTGTTAACCCGGTGCCGATTAAGAAATATTATCCTGCGTACGAAGAAGTTAAGCATGAAATCATTGGGGGCATGGTGGTTATGGAGCTTGCACTCAACCATCTGGTGCAGATTCCCTTTGAGCGGTTATTGAAGTACAAAGAGCGGCAAAATCAAGAAAAATCACGCCTGATTATTACCCATATTTTTCCAAACTCTCAAGCAAAAATTGCGCGTGTTGCAACAGTTGGAGATATTATTACGCGTGTAAATGGTAATAAGGTCAAAACGCTTGATGACTTTGCACGAGAAGTAGAACAGAGTAATAATTTTGTTACCATAAAAACTGAGGACAAGCAGTTCATGGCTCTGAATGTGCATAAAATGCTTGCTCAAGAAGAAGAACTGACGAAGAAATTTTTTTATAAAAAGACTGATCTTTTTTATCGTATGAGTCAGCAGGTTGGTACAAATAATCGTGATGAGTAA
- a CDS encoding NAD(P)-dependent glycerol-3-phosphate dehydrogenase has protein sequence MRKSITILGAGAWGTAIAHLLATNGHDVTIWCHEPELTEEINQNQTNSFYLPDVDLPHNIRATASIQEALEGVDIIFEAVPVKYLRTVLEHARTFINKNQIWVILSKGIELESFHVPSQIIDDVMEYAVQKVVVCGPSFARDLVEAVPTGVMVASDHQKLAQTIASLLTNNYFSCSLSDDLLGVQLCAALKNVFALTIGIAFGAQARDNTVALLLTRALAEMADVVQAFGAKQETVYSFAGIGDLVLTCYGSLSKNFTLGKLLGQGALLHDISSEGVFPEGINTIQSLIQLAEKKSLKLPVVQGTYSFIFEDQSFTDLVAGVIKHE, from the coding sequence ATGCGTAAATCTATAACAATTCTTGGAGCGGGAGCTTGGGGAACTGCAATTGCTCATCTGCTTGCAACCAATGGACATGATGTAACGATCTGGTGTCATGAGCCAGAATTAACCGAAGAAATTAATCAAAATCAGACCAATAGTTTTTATCTTCCCGACGTCGATCTCCCTCACAATATCCGTGCTACAGCGAGCATTCAAGAAGCACTGGAAGGGGTAGACATTATCTTTGAAGCGGTGCCTGTTAAATATTTACGTACTGTTCTTGAGCATGCTCGAACTTTTATTAATAAAAATCAAATCTGGGTAATTTTGAGTAAAGGAATTGAGCTGGAGTCATTTCATGTTCCCTCACAAATTATTGATGACGTAATGGAATATGCGGTACAAAAAGTAGTTGTATGTGGTCCGAGCTTTGCACGCGATTTAGTTGAGGCGGTTCCAACCGGCGTTATGGTTGCATCAGATCATCAAAAGTTAGCCCAAACTATTGCTTCACTTCTGACTAATAACTATTTTTCCTGCTCGCTATCAGATGATTTACTGGGCGTCCAGTTGTGTGCTGCACTTAAAAATGTTTTTGCATTGACCATAGGGATAGCCTTTGGTGCACAAGCACGCGATAACACGGTTGCACTTTTGCTCACACGGGCATTAGCTGAAATGGCAGACGTTGTTCAGGCTTTTGGTGCCAAGCAAGAAACGGTTTACAGTTTTGCCGGCATCGGTGATTTAGTGCTCACGTGTTATGGCTCATTGAGCAAAAATTTCACGCTCGGCAAGTTACTTGGTCAGGGTGCTTTATTGCACGATATCAGCAGTGAAGGTGTTTTTCCCGAGGGGATTAATACTATTCAGTCGCTTATTCAGTTAGCTGAAAAAAAATCACTTAAGCTTCCTGTTGTACAGGGAACGTATAGTTTTATTTTTGAAGATCAATCGTTTACCGATTTGGTTGCTGGAGTCATAAAGCACGAGTAA
- the uppS gene encoding di-trans,poly-cis-decaprenylcistransferase, which yields MQHLAIIPDGNRRWARQNKLQSLFGHRRGMDAVLSAVDVCLKNGIKYLSIYTFSLENFRRSEEERSYLFELLSDGLIQELSKLVEQGINIKFLGDTSLFPEKVLQAINQVELATKDLGNLYLSLLFCYGAQQEIAYAARTLAQKVAQGILSIEQINEETVGRELWTAGIPNPDLIIRTGGVVRLSNFLLFQAAYSEFKFVDSFWPDMTIEKIQACIDEFKGIKRNFGW from the coding sequence ATGCAACATCTTGCAATTATTCCTGATGGAAACCGCCGCTGGGCACGGCAAAATAAGCTCCAATCGCTTTTTGGTCATCGAAGAGGGATGGATGCAGTTTTATCCGCCGTTGATGTTTGCTTAAAAAATGGGATTAAATATCTCTCAATTTATACTTTTTCACTTGAAAACTTTAGACGAAGCGAAGAAGAGCGCTCCTATTTATTTGAGCTTTTATCTGATGGACTTATTCAGGAGCTTTCAAAGCTTGTTGAACAAGGCATTAATATTAAATTTCTTGGTGATACCAGTTTGTTTCCAGAAAAAGTACTCCAGGCTATTAATCAAGTTGAGTTAGCTACCAAAGATTTGGGAAATCTCTATTTAAGTCTTTTATTTTGTTATGGTGCACAGCAAGAAATTGCCTATGCTGCACGTACTTTGGCACAAAAAGTTGCTCAAGGTATCTTGAGTATTGAGCAAATAAATGAAGAAACAGTTGGTCGTGAGCTTTGGACAGCCGGAATTCCAAATCCAGACCTTATTATTCGCACCGGTGGCGTTGTTCGGTTAAGTAACTTTTTACTCTTTCAGGCCGCCTACAGCGAATTCAAATTTGTTGATTCTTTTTGGCCCGATATGACCATTGAAAAAATTCAAGCATGCATTGATGAATTCAAAGGTATTAAGCGAAATTTTGGTTGGTGA
- a CDS encoding nucleotidyltransferase domain-containing protein, translating to MIQGQNLDKEVIIQFLKSNKKVLENEFGIIKIALFGSFARGEQSDASDVDLVIETNDFSFEKRCQLKDFLQKNLSRPVDLCYFRGMRRVVRSMIEKNLVYA from the coding sequence ATGATACAAGGACAAAATCTTGATAAAGAGGTTATTATCCAATTTCTCAAGAGCAATAAAAAAGTTCTTGAAAATGAATTCGGTATAATAAAAATTGCTTTATTTGGCTCCTTTGCACGAGGCGAGCAGTCTGATGCAAGTGATGTTGACTTGGTAATTGAGACTAATGATTTTTCGTTTGAGAAAAGATGTCAGTTAAAAGATTTCCTTCAAAAAAATTTGAGTAGACCGGTTGACCTTTGTTATTTTCGGGGCATGAGACGCGTGGTAAGAAGTATGATTGAGAAAAACTTAGTTTATGCCTAA
- a CDS encoding phosphatidylglycerophosphatase A, with the protein MSIKEIFFSIATCGPLGTMHLGGLLASLIALPVVFLGSMLYWFNPTLYYAFLGIALLLAILAIYITLSMPSEQDSSVIVLDRVVGLTLVYCSLGLTIKLYVVGFALFHIVNFTLPWVLAKFWDIQLNKLPSVIGIVAGDVLAGVSIHLLLKIVMWLAH; encoded by the coding sequence ATGAGCATAAAAGAAATTTTTTTCAGCATTGCTACGTGTGGTCCGTTAGGGACCATGCACTTGGGAGGGCTCCTTGCATCACTGATTGCTCTTCCAGTGGTTTTTTTAGGCTCCATGCTTTATTGGTTTAATCCGACGCTCTACTATGCATTTCTCGGTATAGCCTTACTTTTGGCGATATTGGCAATTTACATAACGCTCTCCATGCCGAGTGAACAAGATTCATCAGTGATTGTGCTTGATCGAGTGGTGGGACTTACACTTGTTTATTGCTCGCTTGGATTAACCATTAAACTGTATGTAGTCGGCTTTGCCTTGTTTCATATCGTAAACTTCACCTTGCCATGGGTACTTGCAAAGTTTTGGGATATTCAGCTTAATAAGCTTCCGAGTGTTATTGGGATTGTTGCTGGAGATGTTCTGGCTGGAGTATCTATTCACCTTTTATTGAAGATAGTAATGTGGCTGGCGCATTAA